In a genomic window of Salvelinus fontinalis isolate EN_2023a chromosome 7, ASM2944872v1, whole genome shotgun sequence:
- the LOC129859600 gene encoding cyclin-dependent kinase 15-like isoform X1, whose translation MQNLRQAATEAFHRLGLKQRQLGYEELDETDPSYSKPQPHWFHTLQVRRLTVQRGRSNSDPMGAKSFDQDFQWKTGLEFGTANSYLNLEKIGEGTYATVYKGISRINGHLVALKVIRMKTEEGVPFTAIREASLLKGLKHANIVLLHDIIHTKEALTFVFEYVQTDLAEYMKQHPGGLHSYNVRIFMFQLLRGLSYIHGRRILHRDLKPQNLLISYLGELKLANFGLARSKSIPCQTYSSEVVTLWYRPPDVLLGSSDYSTALDIWGAGCIFIEMLQGTPAFPGVADVFEQLQKIWAVVGVPTEESWPGVNELPNFRPEWFQPCEPQQFRNVWKRLSKLPYKTEDLAQQILITIPRDRISAQDALQHPYFNTLPPPIMQLRDSESVSVFKVPGVKLETEVKDIFSPSRRIRPSQLVPLAKCW comes from the exons GTCTGAAGCAAAGACAGCTGGGATATGAGGAG TTGGATGAGACAGACCCATCCTACTCCAAGCCCCAGCCTCACTGGTTCCACACGCTGCAGGTCCGCAGGCTGACGGTCCAGAGAGGACGCAGCAACAGTGACCCTATGGGAGCAAAGAGTTTCGATCAGGACTTCCAATGG AAAACAGGCCTAGAGTTTGGCACAGCTAACTCCTACCTGAACCTGGAGAAGATAGGGGAGGGGACATACGCTACAGTCTACAAGGGAATCAGCCG GATAAACGGGCACCTGGTGGCTTTGAAGGTGATCCGTATGAAGACTGAAGAAGGCGTGCCATTCACTGCCATCCGAGAGG cttCACTCCTGAAAGGCCTGAAACACGCCAACATTGTCCTGCTCCATGACATCATCCACACCAAAGAGGCACTCACATTTGTCTTTGAGTACGTACAAACAGACTTGGCTGAGTATATGAAGCAGCACCCAGGGGGCCTGCATTCCTACAATGTCAGG ATCTTCATGTTCCAGCTGCTGCGGGGTCTGTCCTACATCCACGGTCGGAGGATCCTGCATCGGGACCTCAAACCCCAGAACCTGCTCATCAGCTACCTGGGGGAGCTCAAACTGGCCAACTTCG GGCTGGCCCGGTCCAAGTCCATCCCGTGCCAGACCTATTCGTCTGAGGTGGTGACTCTGTGGTATCGACCTCCTGATGTCCTCCTGGGTTCCAGTGATTACTCCACTGCTCTGGACATCTG GGGAGCTGGTTGCATCTTCATTGAGATGCTTCAGGGGACGCCAGCCTTTCCAGGGGTGGCAGACGTCTTTGAGCAGCTGCAGAAAATATGGGCT gtcGTAGGGGTCCCGACTGAGGAGTCGTGGCCAGGAGTGAACGAGCTGCCCAACTTCAGACCAG aatggtttcaacCATGTGAGCCCCAGCAATTCAGGAATGTTTGGAAAAG ACTGTCCAAGTTGCCCTACAAGACAGAGGACCTGGCCCAGCAGATTCTGATCACCATCCCACGAGACCGCATCTCGGCCCAGGATGCACTGCAGCACCCCTATTTCAACACGCTACCGCCCCCCATCATGCAGCTACGAGACAgtgagt CTGTATCAGTCTTCAAGGTCCCCGGAGTGAAGCTGGAGACAGAGGTGAAGGATATCTTCAGTCCCAGTCGAAGGATCAGACCGTCCCAGCTGGTGCCCTTGGCTAAGTGCTGGTGA
- the LOC129859600 gene encoding cyclin-dependent kinase 15-like isoform X3, which yields MQNLRQAATEAFHRLGLKQRQLGYEELDETDPSYSKPQPHWFHTLQVRRLTVQRGRSNSDPMGAKSFDQDFQWKTGLEFGTANSYLNLEKIGEGTYATVYKGISRINGHLVALKVIRMKTEEGVPFTAIREASLLKGLKHANIVLLHDIIHTKEALTFVFEYVQTDLAEYMKQHPGGLHSYNVRIFMFQLLRGLSYIHGRRILHRDLKPQNLLISYLGELKLANFGLARSKSIPCQTYSSEVVTLWYRPPDVLLGSSDYSTALDIWGAGCIFIEMLQGTPAFPGVADVFEQLQKIWAVVGVPTEESWPGVNELPNFRPEWFQPCEPQQFRNVWKRLSKLPYKTEDLAQQILITIPRDRISAQDALQHPYFNTLPPPIMQLRDSECICISLQGPRSEAGDRGEGYLQSQSKDQTVPAGALG from the exons GTCTGAAGCAAAGACAGCTGGGATATGAGGAG TTGGATGAGACAGACCCATCCTACTCCAAGCCCCAGCCTCACTGGTTCCACACGCTGCAGGTCCGCAGGCTGACGGTCCAGAGAGGACGCAGCAACAGTGACCCTATGGGAGCAAAGAGTTTCGATCAGGACTTCCAATGG AAAACAGGCCTAGAGTTTGGCACAGCTAACTCCTACCTGAACCTGGAGAAGATAGGGGAGGGGACATACGCTACAGTCTACAAGGGAATCAGCCG GATAAACGGGCACCTGGTGGCTTTGAAGGTGATCCGTATGAAGACTGAAGAAGGCGTGCCATTCACTGCCATCCGAGAGG cttCACTCCTGAAAGGCCTGAAACACGCCAACATTGTCCTGCTCCATGACATCATCCACACCAAAGAGGCACTCACATTTGTCTTTGAGTACGTACAAACAGACTTGGCTGAGTATATGAAGCAGCACCCAGGGGGCCTGCATTCCTACAATGTCAGG ATCTTCATGTTCCAGCTGCTGCGGGGTCTGTCCTACATCCACGGTCGGAGGATCCTGCATCGGGACCTCAAACCCCAGAACCTGCTCATCAGCTACCTGGGGGAGCTCAAACTGGCCAACTTCG GGCTGGCCCGGTCCAAGTCCATCCCGTGCCAGACCTATTCGTCTGAGGTGGTGACTCTGTGGTATCGACCTCCTGATGTCCTCCTGGGTTCCAGTGATTACTCCACTGCTCTGGACATCTG GGGAGCTGGTTGCATCTTCATTGAGATGCTTCAGGGGACGCCAGCCTTTCCAGGGGTGGCAGACGTCTTTGAGCAGCTGCAGAAAATATGGGCT gtcGTAGGGGTCCCGACTGAGGAGTCGTGGCCAGGAGTGAACGAGCTGCCCAACTTCAGACCAG aatggtttcaacCATGTGAGCCCCAGCAATTCAGGAATGTTTGGAAAAG ACTGTCCAAGTTGCCCTACAAGACAGAGGACCTGGCCCAGCAGATTCTGATCACCATCCCACGAGACCGCATCTCGGCCCAGGATGCACTGCAGCACCCCTATTTCAACACGCTACCGCCCCCCATCATGCAGCTACGAGACAgtgagtgtat CTGTATCAGTCTTCAAGGTCCCCGGAGTGAAGCTGGAGACAGAGGTGAAGGATATCTTCAGTCCCAGTCGAAGGATCAGACCGTCCCAGCTGGTGCCCTTGGCTAA
- the LOC129859600 gene encoding cyclin-dependent kinase 15-like isoform X2, with protein sequence MQNLRQAATEAFHRLGLKQRQLGYEELDETDPSYSKPQPHWFHTLQVRRLTVQRGRSNSDPMGAKSFDQDFQWKTGLEFGTANSYLNLEKIGEGTYATVYKGISRINGHLVALKVIRMKTEEGVPFTAIREASLLKGLKHANIVLLHDIIHTKEALTFVFEYVQTDLAEYMKQHPGGLHSYNVRIFMFQLLRGLSYIHGRRILHRDLKPQNLLISYLGELKLANFGLARSKSIPCQTYSSEVVTLWYRPPDVLLGSSDYSTALDIWGAGCIFIEMLQGTPAFPGVADVFEQLQKIWAVVGVPTEESWPGVNELPNFRPEWFQPCEPQQFRNVWKRLSKLPYKTEDLAQQILITIPRDRISAQDALQHPYFNTLPPPIMQLRDTVSVFKVPGVKLETEVKDIFSPSRRIRPSQLVPLAKCW encoded by the exons GTCTGAAGCAAAGACAGCTGGGATATGAGGAG TTGGATGAGACAGACCCATCCTACTCCAAGCCCCAGCCTCACTGGTTCCACACGCTGCAGGTCCGCAGGCTGACGGTCCAGAGAGGACGCAGCAACAGTGACCCTATGGGAGCAAAGAGTTTCGATCAGGACTTCCAATGG AAAACAGGCCTAGAGTTTGGCACAGCTAACTCCTACCTGAACCTGGAGAAGATAGGGGAGGGGACATACGCTACAGTCTACAAGGGAATCAGCCG GATAAACGGGCACCTGGTGGCTTTGAAGGTGATCCGTATGAAGACTGAAGAAGGCGTGCCATTCACTGCCATCCGAGAGG cttCACTCCTGAAAGGCCTGAAACACGCCAACATTGTCCTGCTCCATGACATCATCCACACCAAAGAGGCACTCACATTTGTCTTTGAGTACGTACAAACAGACTTGGCTGAGTATATGAAGCAGCACCCAGGGGGCCTGCATTCCTACAATGTCAGG ATCTTCATGTTCCAGCTGCTGCGGGGTCTGTCCTACATCCACGGTCGGAGGATCCTGCATCGGGACCTCAAACCCCAGAACCTGCTCATCAGCTACCTGGGGGAGCTCAAACTGGCCAACTTCG GGCTGGCCCGGTCCAAGTCCATCCCGTGCCAGACCTATTCGTCTGAGGTGGTGACTCTGTGGTATCGACCTCCTGATGTCCTCCTGGGTTCCAGTGATTACTCCACTGCTCTGGACATCTG GGGAGCTGGTTGCATCTTCATTGAGATGCTTCAGGGGACGCCAGCCTTTCCAGGGGTGGCAGACGTCTTTGAGCAGCTGCAGAAAATATGGGCT gtcGTAGGGGTCCCGACTGAGGAGTCGTGGCCAGGAGTGAACGAGCTGCCCAACTTCAGACCAG aatggtttcaacCATGTGAGCCCCAGCAATTCAGGAATGTTTGGAAAAG ACTGTCCAAGTTGCCCTACAAGACAGAGGACCTGGCCCAGCAGATTCTGATCACCATCCCACGAGACCGCATCTCGGCCCAGGATGCACTGCAGCACCCCTATTTCAACACGCTACCGCCCCCCATCATGCAGCTACGAGACA CTGTATCAGTCTTCAAGGTCCCCGGAGTGAAGCTGGAGACAGAGGTGAAGGATATCTTCAGTCCCAGTCGAAGGATCAGACCGTCCCAGCTGGTGCCCTTGGCTAAGTGCTGGTGA
- the LOC129859600 gene encoding cyclin-dependent kinase 15-like isoform X4 encodes MGAKSFDQDFQWKTGLEFGTANSYLNLEKIGEGTYATVYKGISRINGHLVALKVIRMKTEEGVPFTAIREASLLKGLKHANIVLLHDIIHTKEALTFVFEYVQTDLAEYMKQHPGGLHSYNVRIFMFQLLRGLSYIHGRRILHRDLKPQNLLISYLGELKLANFGLARSKSIPCQTYSSEVVTLWYRPPDVLLGSSDYSTALDIWGAGCIFIEMLQGTPAFPGVADVFEQLQKIWAVVGVPTEESWPGVNELPNFRPEWFQPCEPQQFRNVWKRLSKLPYKTEDLAQQILITIPRDRISAQDALQHPYFNTLPPPIMQLRDSESVSVFKVPGVKLETEVKDIFSPSRRIRPSQLVPLAKCW; translated from the exons ATGGGAGCAAAGAGTTTCGATCAGGACTTCCAATGG AAAACAGGCCTAGAGTTTGGCACAGCTAACTCCTACCTGAACCTGGAGAAGATAGGGGAGGGGACATACGCTACAGTCTACAAGGGAATCAGCCG GATAAACGGGCACCTGGTGGCTTTGAAGGTGATCCGTATGAAGACTGAAGAAGGCGTGCCATTCACTGCCATCCGAGAGG cttCACTCCTGAAAGGCCTGAAACACGCCAACATTGTCCTGCTCCATGACATCATCCACACCAAAGAGGCACTCACATTTGTCTTTGAGTACGTACAAACAGACTTGGCTGAGTATATGAAGCAGCACCCAGGGGGCCTGCATTCCTACAATGTCAGG ATCTTCATGTTCCAGCTGCTGCGGGGTCTGTCCTACATCCACGGTCGGAGGATCCTGCATCGGGACCTCAAACCCCAGAACCTGCTCATCAGCTACCTGGGGGAGCTCAAACTGGCCAACTTCG GGCTGGCCCGGTCCAAGTCCATCCCGTGCCAGACCTATTCGTCTGAGGTGGTGACTCTGTGGTATCGACCTCCTGATGTCCTCCTGGGTTCCAGTGATTACTCCACTGCTCTGGACATCTG GGGAGCTGGTTGCATCTTCATTGAGATGCTTCAGGGGACGCCAGCCTTTCCAGGGGTGGCAGACGTCTTTGAGCAGCTGCAGAAAATATGGGCT gtcGTAGGGGTCCCGACTGAGGAGTCGTGGCCAGGAGTGAACGAGCTGCCCAACTTCAGACCAG aatggtttcaacCATGTGAGCCCCAGCAATTCAGGAATGTTTGGAAAAG ACTGTCCAAGTTGCCCTACAAGACAGAGGACCTGGCCCAGCAGATTCTGATCACCATCCCACGAGACCGCATCTCGGCCCAGGATGCACTGCAGCACCCCTATTTCAACACGCTACCGCCCCCCATCATGCAGCTACGAGACAgtgagt CTGTATCAGTCTTCAAGGTCCCCGGAGTGAAGCTGGAGACAGAGGTGAAGGATATCTTCAGTCCCAGTCGAAGGATCAGACCGTCCCAGCTGGTGCCCTTGGCTAAGTGCTGGTGA